In the Brockia lithotrophica genome, GTCCGGGTACCCCGAACGAAGCGGGAGTGAGCCTGGCCATGATCCGCCATTTCGCTGGCAAGGTGCCCATTCTGGGCGTCTGCCTCGGCCACCAGGCAGTCGCTCAGGCCTTTGGCGGCCGCGTGGTGCGCGCCCAGCGCCCGATGCACGGCAAGACGTCGGAAATTGCTCACGACGGCAAGACGTTGTACAAAGGCCTGCCTTCCCCTTTTGTGGCTATGCGCTACCACTCGCTCATCGTCGAAGAGGAAAGCCTGCCGGACGTCTTTGAAGTCAGCGCCCGCACGACGGAAGGGGAGCTAATGGGGCTACGCCATCGGAGGCTGCCCATCGAAGGGGTGCAGTTTCACCCCGAGTCCATCCTCACCGACGGCGGCGTGGATTTGCTGCGCAACTTCCTCGACGCCTACGCCGGCGTCGCGGAAGGCGCGTGAGGTGGTGATTGTGTGGGTCGACGGCGCTCTGAAATCGGTCGATGCGGTGCGTCTTTCGCCTTTCGATCACGGCTTTCTGGACGGGACGTCCTTTTTTGAAACGCTGCGCGCCTAAGGCGGGCGGCCTTTTCTCCTTGCCGACCACCTGGCCTGGCTGCGGCGCGGCCTCGAGGCGGCGGGCATCTGCTGGCGATATGACGAGACGACCATTGCCCGTGCCATCGGCGACGTGCTGGCGACGAATGGGCTGGATAAGGGCATGATTCGTCTCACCGTAATCGCCGGCGAAGGGCCGTTGGGATTGACCGCCGCGCCCTACGAGAAGCCGCTTCCCTCTACCCTTGAGGCGTGGTCGGAAAGATGTAAACTCTCGTTACGGTCTCCTTTCCGCGCAGCGAACCGGTGGGGCGCGAGCGGTACAAGGCGCACGACTTCCTCAACA is a window encoding:
- a CDS encoding anthranilate synthase component II, whose product is MVLVIDNYDSFTYNLVQYFGALGAEVRVFRNDAITLEEAEHLAPRYLVISPGPGTPNEAGVSLAMIRHFAGKVPILGVCLGHQAVAQAFGGRVVRAQRPMHGKTSEIAHDGKTLYKGLPSPFVAMRYHSLIVEEESLPDVFEVSARTTEGELMGLRHRRLPIEGVQFHPESILTDGGVDLLRNFLDAYAGVAEGA